The Cellulosimicrobium sp. ES-005 genome segment GAGCTCGCCGACGAGCGCGACCTGCCCGTGACGATCGACGTCCGCAAGGGACCGCAGCAGGTGTTCCACGCGGCGCGCGAGGGCACGACCCCGGACAACGACTCCTGGGTCGAGCGCAAGGTGCGGGTCGTCGAGCGGTTCGGGGCGTCGTCGTACCTCGTGGGCCTGCGCGCCCGCGCGAAGGGGACGACGTTCGCCGACCAGCACCAGCTCCCGCTGCAGGAGTACGCCGCCCACGGCGGAGCGTTCCCGGTGCGTGTCGAGGGCGTCGGGATCGTCGGGGTCGTGACCGTGTCCGGGCTCGCCCAGGGCGACGACCACGCGCTGGTCACCGAGGCCCTGCGGTCGTTCCTCGGCTGAGCCGGGCAGACGGACGGGGCCGGCACCCGAAGGTGCCGGCCCCGTCCGTGGTCCGGGCGCGCAGGGGCGGGCGCGACCGGGGTCGGAGCGCCGGCGCGACGTCGTCCGCCGCGCCGGCGGTGCGGCGTCAGGCCGCGCGCGTGACCTCGATGCGCTGGGGAGCGCGGCCGGCGAACACGCCGGCGACCGTCACGGTGAGCACGCCCGCGTCGTAGGACGCGCGGACGGCGTCGGCCTCCGCGGTCTTCGGCAGGGTGACGGTGCGGCGGAACGCGCCGAACCGCACCTCGCGGACGCGGCGCCCGGCCGGGGCGACCTCGGCCGCCTCGTCGGCGCCGGTCTCGTCCGTGCCCGACTCGGGCTGCTCCCCGTCGGCCGCCTCGGTCGTCTCCGCCGCGGGGGCCTCGACGACGCGCTGGTCGCGACGCTCGCCGCGGACGACGAGGCGACGACCCTCGAGCTCGACGGTCACGTCCCGCTCCGGGTCGACGCCCGGCAGGTCGAAGCGGGCGACGAGGTCGTCGCCCTCGCGGTAGACGTCTGCGGCGGGCGCGTAGCCCGTCCGCGCGACGGGCGCACCCGCGGGCCGCGCCCAGAGCTGGCGCACGACGCGCTCGGTGGGCAGCGGGCGGAACGGCGCCACGGTGTAGGTGCTGATCATGGTGGTCCTCCAGGTCTGTCGTGCCACGGTCGGCCCGTGGCGTCCTGACCTGTCCAACCTTGAGCGTGCCCGGCTCAGTCCCGCGTTCGCGGACGACGAACGACGCCGCGCCCGACCCGTTCCGCCCGACCCGCGGGCGTCAGCAGAGCGCGACGTGCTGCCACGGCCCCCACGCCGCGGACGACGGCGTCTCGCCCTGCGTCCACCACCGCGCCTGCCACAGGCTCCCGCCGTGCAGCACCCGGTCGCCGCCGACGTAGACCGTCGTCGCGGACCATCCGGCGAGCGACGGGTCGTCGCACTCCGCGGGGTGCTCGGGCTCCGGCGTCGGGGTGTCCGTCGGGTCGGGGTCCGGCTCGTCGGTCGGGTCGGGCGTGGGCTGCTCCGTCGGGTCGGGCGTCGGGGTGCCGCCGCCCGTGCCCGTCACGGGAACGCCGGGGTTCACGAGCCCGTCCCCGCCGACGACCGTGTTGTCGTCCGTCACCGTGACCGGGCAGGTCACGGGGTCGTGCACCGTCACCTCGATCGCGTACCGGCCGCTGCCCGTCGCGCCCGTGAGGTCGGCGTGGTTGCCGCGGAACACGGTGCCGCAGCCCCACCCCGGGGACTGCTGGTGCGTCTGGAACCCGGACTTCGTCGTGACCGTCCCGACGTTGTCCTCGACGACGTAGTCGTTGCCCTTCACGTCGACCCACGAGTCGTCGTAGTTCGCCCCCGTGAGCCCGTCGCCGACGAACGTGTTGCCCGCGATCCGGCCGCCCGTCGTCCCCTCCTTGACGTCGACGTTCTCCCCGCGCACGAGCGGGCCGATGGTGTTGTCGACGATCTGCACGTGGTCCGACCGGTCGGAGTAGTCGTTCGCCGAGCCGACGTAGACCCCCTCGCCCATGCCGCGCAGGTTCTGGCCGGTGTCGTGGATGGTCGACCCGCGCACGATCCCGTACGAGCTCGACGACCGGAAGTGGATGCCCTCCATGTCGAGGTCGTGCACCGTGACGGCGTCGATCGTCACGTGGTCGGACGAGTCGACCATGATGCCCTTCTGCGCGTGCTGGACGGTGATGCCCTGCACCGTCCAGTGGTCGGCGTCGGTGAGGTGCAGGACGTTGCCGCCCCCGCTCGACGTGCGCAGCACGGCCGCGGCGCTCCCGCGCAGCACGACGGGGTCGCTCGCCGTCCCCGCCCGGCCCGTGACCTTGAAGTTGCCGACGTACGTCCCGTCCGCCAGCTCGATCGTCTGGCCCGGCACAGCGGCGCCGAGCGCAGCGCGCAGCTCGTTCGCGGTGGCGACGTGCACGACGGCGTCGCTCGCCACCGCGCTCGTCGCGCCGGCAGGCGCCCCGGCGAGCACGGCGCAGGCTCCGACGACCAGCCCGACGAGCGCCGTGAGGCCGCGACCAGGCCGGGTCGGAGCCGAGGTCGAGGCCGGGTGCAGGGCCGGGAGCGAGTGAGCGGCGGCGGCGTCGCCGCGTGCGGTGCGGGGCATGGGCCGACGGTGCCGCCGCACCCGCTGTAGGTCAACGGTCGGTGGCCGATCGTGTGGTTCTCCCGCACCGGCGTACGGGGAATCCCTACCGCTCCGTAGCGCGTCGGTCGGCGCGGCACGCACGCGTCCGACGCCGGGACCCGGTGGGTCCGCTCAGCCGCGGCGCGCGGTGCGCCGGGCCTTGCGGGCGGCCGCGGCGCGCTCCTCGGCGGCGTCGAGCCGCGCGTCGGCGTCGTCGAGCGACTCCTGGGCCGCTGCGACGGCGTCGCGCGCCTCGGCGAGCCGCGCGCGCAGGTCCTCGCGCTCGTCGGCGAGCCGGGCCAGCTCGTCTTCGACGCGCCCGAGCTCGTCCTCGACCTGCCCGACGGCGTCGCTCGCCGCGCGCACGCGCGTGCCCGCCTCGTCGCGCTCGGCCTCGATGCGGTCGACCTCGGCGGCCGTCTCCTCGACCTCCCGTTCCGCGGCCGCCACGGCGTCCTCCGCGGGGCTCTCCCCGTCGGCCGAGCCGGCGTCGGCCCGCGCGGACCGGGCTCCGCGCCCGCCGCGCGTCGTGCTCGTCCCCGGGTCCGCGGTCCCAGGCCCGCCCGGCCCCGCGGTGCCGCCGGTCCGCGCCCGCAGCTCGACGACGTCGGCGGGCTCGCCGCCCTCGTCGACGATCCCGAACCCGACGTGCTGCAGCGCCTGCGAGAGCCGCCCCGCGCGCACGAGCGCGCCCGCGTCCGGGTCCATGACGGCGGCGGTGAGCGTCTCCGCGAGCCGGTCGAGCGCCGTCGCGGAGACCGCCCGGCCGGCGACCTCGCCCGCGTCGCGCAGCTCGCCCACGACGCGCTCCACGCGCTCGCGCCGCAGCCGGTCGAGCGTGCGGATGCGTGTGCGGTCGCGGTCGGCCGTCGCGTCGCGGAGCTCGTCCCCGAGGCTGACGAGGGCGGCGACGTCGTCGGGTCGCTCGCGCGCGACCTGGTTGACGACCCACGCCGCCACGGTCGGCTTCGCGAGCCGCGCCACGCGCTCCGCCCCGACGGCGTCCCCCGACGCCTTGATCTCCTTCGCCGCCGCGGTGCGGGCGACGACGAACTGCTCGAGCGGCAGCGCGAAGAGCCCGTCGACGAGCGCGTCGGCGTCGGTACCGGCGTCCGCCGGGGTGCCGGTGCCGGGCGAGGCGTGCGGGCTCATGACGCCCAGCGTCGCACCCCGGCGCCCGACGTGCGTCCGCTCGGCCCTCCCCGGGCGGCGAGCAGTGCCACGAGGGCTGCCTCGGTGACGACGGGGATGCCGTACCGCCGGGCCGTGCGGGCCTTCGTCGAGAGCGAGTCCGGATCGGCGGCGACGACGAGCCGGCTCCGGCGCGTCACGTAGGGCCAGGGCGAGAGGCCGGCGGCCCGCACGTCGCGCTCCCAGGCCTCGCGCGTGCGCGACATCGACCCGGTGAGCACGACCTCGTCGCCGTCGGCGAGCACGAACGCCGGGCGTGGCGCGACGGCGAGCTCGGCCGCGAGGCGCGCCCCGAGCGCCGCCTCGACGGCTCCCGCGACGTCGTCGGCGTCGAGGCCGAGCTGGCCGGCGACCTCGTGCAGCGCGGGGTCGTCGCGGACGGAGCCGCCGTCGTCGCGATCGCCCGTGGCGGTCGCGCCGTCGAGGGCGTCGAGCTCCGCCCGGGCGAGGGCGGTCAGGTAGTCGCGGTGCAGGCCCTCGACCGCGGCCCGGTCCAGCCCGGCCCGCCGCGCCTCGGCGAGGAGCGCCGCACGCTCCGAGTGCGAGACGTAGCGGTCGAGGAGCGCGGCGTCGAGAAGACGCAGGTAGGTCTCGGTGTCGACGTCCGGGCGCTCGGCCTGGGCGCGCGCGTCGCCCGCGCGGGTGCTCGGTGCCTCGTCGAGCCCGGCGAGCCAGTGCCCGCGGGCGCGGCTCGCGCCGCGCAGGACCGGCTCCACGCCGGGGAGCGAGGCGGGCAGCGACCACCGCACCCCGTCGGCCGCGGCGCGTGCCACGTCCCAGCACTCGTCGTCGGCCGCGACGTCGAGGTAGTACCCGAGCAGCCCCGCGGTGGCGCGCGCGTCGCCCAGGGCCGAGTGGACGCCGTCGTGCACGACGCCCACGGCCGCGCAGCACGCGGCGAGCGCGCGCGAGCCCGTGAGGTACCGGCCCGCGAGCTGCTGCGTGCACAGGCACGCGACGGGGTCGATCGCGGCCGCGATGCCCGCGCGCCCGATCTCCGCGCGCAGGAACCGTGTGTCGAACGCCGCGTTGTGGGCCACGAGGACGCGCCCGGCGAGCAGGCGCAGGAGCGCGGGGGCCACGCGGTCGAACGTCGGGGCGAGGGCGACGTCGGCCGCCGCGATGCCGTGCACGTGCTGGGGCCCCAGGTCGCGCTCGGGGTTGACCAGGGTGGACCACTCGTCCTCGACCCGGCCCGCGGCGTCGACCAGCACCACCGCGACCTCGGCGACCCGGTCGCCGAGACGCGGGGAGAACCCCGTGGTCTCGAGGTCGACGACGGCGAATCCGGGCACGGGCACAGTCTGCCCGACGCCGCCCACGCCTGGTCGCCACCCGGGCCGACCACAGCCGACCCGTGCGCGCCCAGGGGTTTCGCGCGTGGCCGCGTGGGCCTACGCTCGCGAGCACACGAGCCCTCGCAGCGTCGCGTCTCGTGTGCGACTCGGCCGGACCCCGACACGACCGGGGTCGGTCGGCGGGGGCCACTGTCGAGGAGGATGCGTGAGACCACGAACGATCGTCCCGTCTGCCGCCGCCGCGAGCCTCGTGCTCGCGGCTCTGACCGCAGCGCCCGTCGGCGCTGCCCCCGGGGGCGGCCTCCGCGCCGCCGACGAGCCTCCCCCGCTCGAGGACCTCGTCACCGGCGACGCGGTCATGCAGCGGCTCCAGGACTTCCAGGACATCGCGGACGCCAACGGCGGCAACCGCGCGATGGAGACGCCCGGCTACGAGGCGAGCGCCGTCTACGTCGAGGACGCCCTGCGGGCCGCGGGCTACGAGCCCGAGCGCCAGTACTTCACGTTCGAGGACCTGGTCACCGACGACCTGTCCCTCACCGCGGCCGGCGTCGAGGTGACGTCGGACGTGTACCCCGCCGAGTTCGCCCCCGACACCCCGGACGACGGCGTCACGGGCCCGATCGTCCAGCCCGCCGACGCGCTGGTCCAGGGCTGCACCGCCGACACCTGGGACGGGGTCGCGGTCGACGGCGCCGTCGCGCTGGTCAGCCGCGGGTCGTGCCCGTTCGCGGACAAGGCACGGTTCGCCGCGGAGGCCGGCGCCGCCGCCGTGATCCTCTACAACAACACCGACGGCGCGCTCAACCCGACCCTCGGCGAGGCCAGCGACGTCTGGGTCCCGACCGTCGGCATCACGCAGGCCGACGGCCAGGCGATCCTCGCGGCGATCGCGGGCGGTGCCGAGGCGGTCGCGACCTACGACCTGCAGACGCACGTCGAGGAGTTCGAGACGTTCAACGTGCTCGCCCAGAC includes the following:
- a CDS encoding carbohydrate-binding protein, with the protein product MPRTARGDAAAAHSLPALHPASTSAPTRPGRGLTALVGLVVGACAVLAGAPAGATSAVASDAVVHVATANELRAALGAAVPGQTIELADGTYVGNFKVTGRAGTASDPVVLRGSAAAVLRTSSGGGNVLHLTDADHWTVQGITVQHAQKGIMVDSSDHVTIDAVTVHDLDMEGIHFRSSSSYGIVRGSTIHDTGQNLRGMGEGVYVGSANDYSDRSDHVQIVDNTIGPLVRGENVDVKEGTTGGRIAGNTFVGDGLTGANYDDSWVDVKGNDYVVEDNVGTVTTKSGFQTHQQSPGWGCGTVFRGNHADLTGATGSGRYAIEVTVHDPVTCPVTVTDDNTVVGGDGLVNPGVPVTGTGGGTPTPDPTEQPTPDPTDEPDPDPTDTPTPEPEHPAECDDPSLAGWSATTVYVGGDRVLHGGSLWQARWWTQGETPSSAAWGPWQHVALC
- a CDS encoding exonuclease domain-containing protein, translating into MPGFAVVDLETTGFSPRLGDRVAEVAVVLVDAAGRVEDEWSTLVNPERDLGPQHVHGIAAADVALAPTFDRVAPALLRLLAGRVLVAHNAAFDTRFLRAEIGRAGIAAAIDPVACLCTQQLAGRYLTGSRALAACCAAVGVVHDGVHSALGDARATAGLLGYYLDVAADDECWDVARAAADGVRWSLPASLPGVEPVLRGASRARGHWLAGLDEAPSTRAGDARAQAERPDVDTETYLRLLDAALLDRYVSHSERAALLAEARRAGLDRAAVEGLHRDYLTALARAELDALDGATATGDRDDGGSVRDDPALHEVAGQLGLDADDVAGAVEAALGARLAAELAVAPRPAFVLADGDEVVLTGSMSRTREAWERDVRAAGLSPWPYVTRRSRLVVAADPDSLSTKARTARRYGIPVVTEAALVALLAARGGPSGRTSGAGVRRWAS
- a CDS encoding heme-degrading domain-containing protein, with the translated sequence MTTTPDDLAALIASVEADERDLVLRTFTHDDAWRLGCLLVELADERDLPVTIDVRKGPQQVFHAAREGTTPDNDSWVERKVRVVERFGASSYLVGLRARAKGTTFADQHQLPLQEYAAHGGAFPVRVEGVGIVGVVTVSGLAQGDDHALVTEALRSFLG
- a CDS encoding Hsp20/alpha crystallin family protein, producing the protein MISTYTVAPFRPLPTERVVRQLWARPAGAPVARTGYAPAADVYREGDDLVARFDLPGVDPERDVTVELEGRRLVVRGERRDQRVVEAPAAETTEAADGEQPESGTDETGADEAAEVAPAGRRVREVRFGAFRRTVTLPKTAEADAVRASYDAGVLTVTVAGVFAGRAPQRIEVTRAA